The genomic region GAGTGGCTGGCGCCCTGGGAATCCTTTCTCCGTGCCGTGCAGGCCAGCGCTCCATCGGCTGGCGGCCTGATCCTCAAGTCACCCAACCACAGCTTCCGGCTGCAGGCCATCCTGCGCCGCTTCCCGGCTGCCAAGGTCGTCTGGATGCTGCGGGATCCGGCGGACGTTTTTCAGTCCAACCTGAAGATGTGGCGCACCATGTTCCGCGAGCATGGTCTGGGGCCGTCGCAGGACGAGGCGCTCGAGCAATTCCTGGTGGCGGCGCTACAGGCCAGCGCAGCGAGCTTGCGCTGGGCACTCGCCGAACTGCCTGCCGGCCAGCTGGTCTGCTGCAGCCAGGAACAATTGCGCCAGGCGCCGGCCGAACATGTGGAGCGAATCCTCGATGCACTCGGCCTGCGAGACCAGGCGGACGGCGTCGCCCTGCGCTCTGCAATCAAGCGCACCCAGGTCGGCCGCACCGAGGTCTACTCCGAGCCCTTGCCGGCGGCGGCACGGGCGGCCGTCGAGGCCCTGCGTGCCGCGCAGGCCGAGGCTCAGCCCGCCAGCTGATTCATGCCGGTGATGGCCGTCATCACGGCGACCATCACGAAACCGATGACGCCGCCGATGAGCAGGATGGCCGCGGGCTCGATCAGGGTCAGCAGGCGACGCTGCATCAGACGGGCCG from Pelomonas sp. SE-A7 harbors:
- a CDS encoding sulfotransferase, whose protein sequence is MTFKLPALTLSKPLLAWLREDPHWPRLDWRLRAALAWRAHWGSVNARLSEAQARPAASTQDLAPLLILGPWRSGTTVMHELLTAATAWPTPLTWQCMDACAFRLGHPPRSGVRIARPMDGLTVDALSPQEDEFALLTLGQPSAYRAFWQPQRILELLPTLEQEFWLEHGEWLAPWESFLRAVQASAPSAGGLILKSPNHSFRLQAILRRFPAAKVVWMLRDPADVFQSNLKMWRTMFREHGLGPSQDEALEQFLVAALQASAASLRWALAELPAGQLVCCSQEQLRQAPAEHVERILDALGLRDQADGVALRSAIKRTQVGRTEVYSEPLPAAARAAVEALRAAQAEAQPAS